The following are encoded in a window of Alistipes sp. ZOR0009 genomic DNA:
- a CDS encoding response regulator transcription factor, whose protein sequence is MNSKFCRFVVVDAYPLFRLGLTELLNKVFHPASIEEASDSASFQNLVMSKSARLDLVLLDVNLPGADVVAMVDLARSFIPNLKIIALADRYNEAIAARLLAKHINAIILKSSDVKQVEVVLRSVMQKGFCFSAGIPDIDYRMVVKQKSRKGRRYSELTDREIQIIKLIAEEKTTDEIGAILSISPRTVEGYRKKILIKTSSKNTAGIVMFGVQNHIVTVSSVVAYR, encoded by the coding sequence ATGAATTCAAAGTTTTGTCGATTTGTAGTAGTTGACGCGTATCCTCTTTTTCGGTTGGGATTGACAGAGCTGCTTAATAAAGTTTTTCATCCAGCTTCTATCGAAGAGGCTTCTGATAGCGCCTCCTTTCAGAATCTTGTTATGAGCAAAAGCGCGAGGTTGGATCTTGTTTTGTTAGATGTTAACCTTCCAGGTGCAGATGTGGTTGCGATGGTCGATCTGGCTCGTTCTTTTATCCCGAATTTAAAAATTATTGCGTTAGCAGATCGGTACAATGAGGCGATAGCCGCTCGTTTGCTTGCTAAGCATATTAACGCCATCATCCTGAAAAGTTCGGATGTAAAGCAGGTGGAGGTCGTGCTTCGATCCGTTATGCAAAAGGGGTTTTGCTTTAGCGCCGGAATTCCTGATATCGATTACCGAATGGTGGTTAAGCAGAAAAGCCGAAAGGGGAGGAGGTACTCCGAACTTACCGATCGTGAAATTCAGATTATAAAGCTAATAGCCGAAGAAAAGACTACCGACGAGATTGGAGCGATTCTTTCTATCAGCCCTCGCACGGTTGAGGGGTACCGGAAAAAGATTCTTATCAAAACATCCTCCAAGAATACGGCTGGCATTGTAATGTTTGGAGTACAGAACCATATTGTAACGGTTTCTTCTGTTGTCGCGTACCGTTGA
- a CDS encoding DUF4139 domain-containing protein: MIAIFQVWALKTIKVEVLEQSGAKADTDSGKLTWKLPLAPKEKKILQLRYSVKYPQGKKVIVD, encoded by the coding sequence ATTATTGCTATATTTCAAGTCTGGGCACTTAAAACAATAAAAGTTGAGGTGCTGGAGCAATCAGGGGCTAAAGCCGATACGGACTCAGGTAAATTGACGTGGAAATTACCACTCGCACCCAAAGAGAAAAAGATACTACAGCTGAGATATTCGGTAAAATATCCGCAAGGGAAAAAAGTAATTGTAGACTAA
- a CDS encoding TenA family protein, which produces MKIPPAGNFTKRCWQQAEPIYRRLIASDFIVGLANGTLASSSFGHYLQQDVIYLKHDNEAFARLSQRAETQDEQAFFEQIVTDGIEMEQVIRTTYLNHYGLKEAKTLSPAFERYCNFLHQKSSNSLFGEAAAALLPCFWIYGAVGMHVVEHNVPNNPYQLFIDTYAGDEYNDFVTQYIAIVEKHGAKATTEEQQLIVDAFVEGTLHELRVFEEAIQF; this is translated from the coding sequence ATGAAAATACCTCCAGCAGGAAATTTCACTAAGCGGTGCTGGCAGCAAGCAGAGCCCATTTACCGCCGGCTTATAGCCTCCGATTTTATTGTTGGGCTGGCCAACGGCACGCTTGCTTCTAGCAGCTTTGGGCATTACCTCCAACAAGACGTTATTTACCTTAAACATGACAATGAAGCCTTCGCGCGACTTTCCCAGCGAGCAGAAACACAAGACGAACAAGCGTTTTTTGAGCAGATTGTTACCGACGGTATTGAAATGGAGCAAGTAATACGCACCACCTACCTTAATCATTATGGGCTGAAGGAAGCAAAAACGTTATCACCTGCCTTTGAACGCTACTGCAACTTTCTACATCAGAAAAGCAGCAACTCGCTATTTGGAGAGGCTGCGGCAGCACTGCTACCCTGCTTTTGGATATATGGAGCGGTAGGCATGCATGTGGTTGAGCATAACGTCCCCAACAATCCCTACCAGCTGTTTATTGACACGTATGCTGGCGACGAGTATAACGATTTCGTAACTCAGTATATAGCCATTGTAGAAAAGCATGGAGCCAAGGCTACCACGGAAGAGCAGCAGTTAATAGTAGATGCCTTTGTAGAAGGAACCCTACACGAACTCCGAGTTTTTGAAGAAGCAATTCAATTCTAG
- the thiD gene encoding bifunctional hydroxymethylpyrimidine kinase/phosphomethylpyrimidine kinase, whose protein sequence is MEYKRVLTIAGSDPSGGAGIQADLKTISACGCFATTAITAIVDENTVGVYGVHPIPIEFVRGQIKSVLEDIGTNAIKIGMLHSSELIRAVIDSVEPYGFCNVVLDPVMVATSGDKLLQDEAIETLRNELIPRTRIITPNIPEAEILLGQKIKGQGDLTECARALSQERKVSVLLKAGHLTDSTLTDILYNAETDEVLELTSERVATRNTHGTGCTFSSAVAAYLAHNLSLNEAVSRAKEYINTAIVRGAKYEIGKGHGPVHHFHRFWD, encoded by the coding sequence ATGGAATATAAGCGCGTACTTACCATAGCTGGTAGCGATCCAAGCGGAGGCGCCGGCATTCAAGCCGATCTTAAAACAATTTCGGCCTGCGGGTGCTTTGCCACTACGGCCATCACCGCTATTGTAGACGAAAATACGGTAGGCGTGTATGGAGTGCACCCAATACCAATTGAGTTTGTTAGAGGGCAGATAAAATCAGTGCTCGAAGATATTGGTACCAACGCCATTAAGATTGGCATGCTGCACTCCTCAGAATTAATTCGTGCGGTGATAGATAGCGTTGAGCCGTATGGTTTTTGCAACGTGGTGCTAGACCCTGTAATGGTCGCAACATCGGGAGATAAGTTGCTACAGGACGAAGCTATTGAAACGCTTCGTAACGAGCTGATTCCCCGTACAAGAATAATCACCCCAAACATCCCTGAAGCAGAAATACTTTTAGGGCAAAAAATAAAAGGACAAGGGGACCTTACAGAGTGTGCTCGGGCCCTTTCGCAGGAGAGAAAAGTATCCGTACTGCTAAAGGCCGGACACCTTACCGATAGCACACTAACCGATATCCTGTACAACGCAGAGACCGACGAAGTGCTGGAACTCACCTCCGAGCGAGTAGCCACCCGCAACACGCACGGGACTGGTTGCACCTTTTCGTCGGCAGTGGCCGCGTATTTGGCTCACAACCTATCCTTAAATGAGGCCGTAAGCAGAGCTAAAGAGTATATTAACACCGCCATAGTCCGCGGCGCCAAGTATGAAATAGGGAAAGGGCATGGTCCTGTACATCATTTTCACCGTTTTTGGGATTAA
- the thiL gene encoding thiamine-phosphate kinase, translated as MLLNSIGEFGFIERFKPMFSHLLNSGQTGIGDDCAIIPVNEKEEWLVTTDLLVEGVHFLKDAISPYQLGVKSMAVNLSDIAAMGGTPIGAFLSIAIPKDTEVEYLDELMKGIHSVAERYSVPLMGGDTTKSLQHLAINVCIIGNCEKGKARRRGMAKVGDLICVSGNLGDSAAGLEAVLNKFPKTPAITALIDKHHTPTPRIEEGALLSSYAGVHAMMDLSDGVASDLPHILKASGCGAIIEVSHLPISDELRSAAEEYGWDCLSMAAAGGEDYELLCTIAPSDFDAVNEAFKSNFSKELSTIGFITGGASCIKWLDNGEEFNLGNVGFQHF; from the coding sequence ATGTTACTAAATAGTATAGGAGAGTTTGGCTTCATTGAAAGGTTCAAACCAATGTTCAGCCACCTACTAAATAGCGGGCAAACTGGAATTGGTGACGATTGTGCCATCATCCCCGTAAATGAAAAGGAAGAGTGGCTGGTTACTACCGATTTACTGGTAGAGGGTGTACACTTTCTGAAAGATGCCATTAGCCCTTACCAGCTGGGCGTAAAATCCATGGCCGTTAACCTTAGCGATATTGCTGCAATGGGAGGTACCCCTATAGGAGCCTTCCTATCCATTGCCATACCCAAAGATACCGAAGTAGAGTATCTCGACGAGCTGATGAAGGGAATCCATTCCGTTGCAGAAAGGTACAGCGTACCGTTGATGGGAGGCGACACCACAAAGTCGTTGCAGCACTTGGCCATCAACGTCTGCATTATTGGCAATTGCGAAAAGGGAAAAGCCAGACGTAGAGGAATGGCAAAGGTGGGTGATCTAATTTGCGTCAGCGGAAACCTTGGCGACTCAGCAGCGGGATTAGAAGCCGTACTAAATAAGTTTCCAAAAACGCCCGCAATTACAGCTTTGATAGACAAGCATCACACTCCCACTCCCCGAATAGAGGAAGGTGCGCTACTATCATCGTATGCCGGGGTACATGCCATGATGGATTTATCGGACGGTGTTGCCTCCGATCTTCCCCACATACTAAAGGCCTCGGGGTGCGGCGCCATTATAGAGGTTAGCCATCTCCCCATATCCGACGAGCTGCGAAGTGCGGCAGAGGAGTACGGATGGGACTGCCTTAGCATGGCAGCAGCAGGTGGCGAAGACTACGAATTGTTGTGTACCATAGCCCCTAGCGATTTTGACGCTGTAAACGAAGCCTTTAAATCGAACTTTAGCAAGGAGCTAAGCACCATCGGCTTCATAACTGGCGGAGCAAGTTGCATTAAATGGCTCGACAATGGAGAAGAATTTAACCTAGGCAATGTAGGCTTTCAGCATTTTTAA
- the thiE gene encoding thiamine phosphate synthase, with protein sequence MVDLSLYLVTDRSLSYGRDLEWIVLEAVKGGVTMVQLREKDCTTRDFIKLAVRLKQKLEPYRVPLIINDRADVALAADADGLHIGQSDMPYEIARRLLGYDKIIGLSVENMEQARQSNLLDVDYIGISPVFGTQTKKDIAHPFGLEGVKEVASFTNHPTVAIGGVNSSNAADIVNAGANGIAVVSAICSATSPKDAAKELIEKMKLKITI encoded by the coding sequence ATGGTTGACTTAAGCCTATACTTGGTTACCGACCGTTCTCTATCGTACGGAAGAGACCTAGAATGGATTGTACTAGAGGCCGTAAAAGGGGGCGTAACAATGGTACAGCTAAGAGAAAAGGATTGCACAACGCGAGACTTCATTAAGCTGGCAGTACGTTTAAAACAAAAGTTAGAGCCCTACCGCGTACCTCTAATTATTAACGACCGAGCAGACGTTGCTTTGGCCGCTGATGCAGATGGGTTGCATATCGGACAAAGCGACATGCCCTACGAGATTGCCCGTAGGCTGCTCGGATACGATAAGATTATCGGGCTATCTGTCGAAAATATGGAGCAAGCGCGCCAGTCAAACCTGTTAGATGTAGACTACATCGGAATTTCGCCCGTGTTTGGAACGCAAACGAAGAAGGATATCGCGCATCCATTTGGCTTGGAGGGAGTAAAAGAAGTTGCCTCCTTTACCAACCATCCTACCGTTGCCATTGGAGGCGTAAATAGTAGCAATGCTGCAGATATTGTAAACGCAGGAGCCAATGGTATCGCGGTAGTCTCGGCAATATGCTCGGCTACATCGCCTAAAGATGCAGCCAAAGAGCTGATCGAAAAAATGAAGTTGAAAATTACAATCTGA
- the thiM gene encoding hydroxyethylthiazole kinase: MNQNRNLANDLALIREKSPLVHNITNYVVMNNTANALLAIGASPVMAHATNEVADMVNIASSLVINMGTLSDPWVEAMVAAGQAAHQKGIPVIFDPVGVGATPYRTVVAMQIVEKCKPTIIRGNASEILCLANENATTKGVDSTNTSASALEAAKKLAIATNSVVAISGDIDYITNGKTVYTVSNGSPLMPKVTGMGCTATAIVGAFAAVNSNALLAATNAMTIMGVVGEMAAIKSAGPASMQVAFIDGLYNIVGLVAEQRAKVEMLHA, translated from the coding sequence ATGAACCAAAACAGAAACCTAGCCAACGATTTGGCACTTATCAGAGAGAAATCGCCGCTGGTACACAACATAACCAACTACGTGGTGATGAACAACACCGCCAATGCGCTGCTTGCCATTGGCGCCTCGCCTGTAATGGCCCATGCCACAAACGAGGTGGCCGACATGGTTAACATTGCATCATCGCTCGTTATCAACATGGGTACACTTAGCGACCCTTGGGTTGAAGCAATGGTGGCAGCAGGCCAAGCGGCCCACCAAAAAGGCATCCCTGTTATATTCGATCCAGTAGGAGTTGGCGCAACTCCCTACAGAACGGTGGTGGCCATGCAAATAGTAGAAAAGTGCAAGCCAACCATCATAAGAGGAAATGCGTCGGAAATTTTATGCCTTGCCAACGAAAATGCAACAACCAAGGGGGTTGATAGCACCAATACCTCGGCATCTGCGCTAGAGGCGGCCAAGAAGCTAGCCATTGCCACCAACTCGGTTGTCGCTATTAGCGGAGATATTGACTATATTACCAACGGTAAAACCGTTTACACGGTAAGCAACGGATCGCCACTGATGCCAAAAGTCACTGGAATGGGTTGTACCGCAACAGCCATAGTTGGGGCCTTTGCGGCAGTAAACAGCAATGCCCTGCTAGCAGCAACCAACGCCATGACCATAATGGGGGTTGTCGGCGAAATGGCCGCAATAAAATCGGCAGGACCAGCCTCAATGCAGGTAGCCTTTATTGATGGGCTATATAATATTGTAGGATTAGTGGCCGAACAGCGAGCAAAAGTGGAAATGCTACATGCATAA
- a CDS encoding class I SAM-dependent DNA methyltransferase, translating to MDKSSFDQYASMYDAWFLNNEHVLYSELKLVAHFLRKNAGNVLSVGCGSGLFEMLLEKEYGIVVKNGIEPSTGMAEIARKRGMNVAITTAEDAQFGIACYDTILFNGTPSYITDLQAAFDKAYAALKPNGRIVVIDVPKESSYALLYNLAKAVETWDHPLLKGVHPQDPYPIEFVKVANWRTTAEKVEMLEKAGFGEMQFAQTLTKHPIYSNNITEEPREGFDCGDYVAISAIKN from the coding sequence TTTAAACAACGAGCATGTTCTCTACTCCGAGCTAAAGCTGGTTGCCCACTTCCTCCGCAAGAATGCGGGCAACGTGCTATCGGTTGGATGCGGGAGTGGTCTTTTTGAGATGCTCCTCGAAAAAGAATATGGTATAGTGGTAAAAAATGGCATCGAGCCATCGACAGGAATGGCGGAGATTGCCCGCAAACGAGGAATGAACGTCGCCATAACCACCGCCGAAGATGCCCAATTTGGGATAGCCTGCTACGATACGATACTCTTTAACGGGACTCCCAGCTACATTACCGATTTGCAAGCCGCCTTCGATAAAGCCTATGCTGCTCTTAAGCCAAACGGCAGAATTGTGGTAATCGATGTTCCGAAGGAGAGCTCGTATGCGCTACTCTACAACCTCGCTAAAGCAGTCGAAACGTGGGATCACCCGCTGTTAAAAGGAGTACACCCGCAAGATCCATATCCAATAGAGTTTGTAAAGGTAGCCAACTGGCGCACCACCGCCGAAAAAGTCGAGATGCTCGAAAAAGCGGGCTTTGGGGAGATGCAGTTCGCCCAAACGCTTACCAAGCATCCAATCTACTCGAACAACATTACCGAAGAACCTCGTGAAGGATTTGACTGCGGAGACTACGTTGCCATAAGCGCCATCAAAAACTAA